A DNA window from Doryrhamphus excisus isolate RoL2022-K1 chromosome 2, RoL_Dexc_1.0, whole genome shotgun sequence contains the following coding sequences:
- the mrps2 gene encoding 28S ribosomal protein S2, mitochondrial — MRTVLTFHTTSMASRTLTRGLLGLRQTAVAKLDGCRGHVSYSTAASLQSPPPQTEQVSDQLVNLTLEKPDFFRVSELFSVKDLFDARVHLGHKKGCRHRLMAPYLYGCRLDQDIIDLDQTMEHFQLALNFTAHVAFRGGVILFVSRRRQFSHLVESTARDCGEYAHTRYWQGGLLTNAHIQYGAGVRLPDLVVFLSTLNNVFQQHVGIGDAAKMNIPTVGVVDSNCNPSLLTYPVPGNDDTPVAMELYCRLFKMTINRAKDKRRQMELVHGLMAPSSPSQ; from the exons ATGCGCACCGTGCTGACCTTCCATACAACAAGCATGGCTTCCCGGACATTAACAAGAG GTTTGTTGGGACTAAGACAAACCGCTGTTGCAAAGCTTGACGGATGTAGAGGACATGTATCTTATTCCACGGCAGCATCTTTGCAGTCTCCACCGCCTCAAACGGAGCAAGTCTCCG ACCAGCTTGTAAACCTGACCCTTGAGAAGCCAGACTTCTTCAGGGTGTCTGAGCTCTTCTCCGTGAAGGACTTGTTTGACGCCAGAGTGCATCTCGGCCATAAGAAAGGATGCAGACATAG GCTAATGGCGCCCTACCTGTACGGCTGCCGTTTGGACCAGGACATCATCGACTTGGACCAGACCATGGAGCATTTCCAGCTGGCCCTCAACTTCACAGCCCACGTGGCCTTCCGCGGCGGGGTCATCCTCTTCGTGAGCCGCCGCCGTCAGTTCTCCCACCTGGTGGAGAGCACGGCGAGGGACTGCGGCGAGTACGCCCACACGCGCTACTGGCAGGGCGGTCTCCTCACCAACGCTCACATACAGTACGGCGCCGGGGTCCGCCTGCCGGACCTGGTTGTCTTCCTCTCCACGCTCAACAACGTCTTCCAGCAGCACGTGGGCATCGGCGACGCCGCCAAGATGAACATTCCCACTGTGGGTGTGGTGGACTCCAACTGCAACCCCAGCCTGCTGACATACCCCGTTCCCGGGAATGACGACACACCCGTGGCCATGGAGCTGTACTGCCGCCTCTTCAAGATGACCATCAACAGAGCGAAGGACAAGAGGAGGCAGATGGAGCTGGTGCACGGCCTAATGGCGCCATCGTCACCCAGCCAATGA
- the ttll11 gene encoding tubulin polyglutamylase TTLL11 isoform X2, which translates to MTDYYGMAQPDLQMQACVEGVQRKQGVEAEEQVPPCLLPSPVLLDEDASDTPPRASALACKHTTECRITTGKDSAQVGKHLSKVEKPLLVKGAAKVLHGKWETNGNYATIHHPSSNTHNEDGGKLTKKRRPVKVDTSKAKTSLEAVKISIKQLKWKEFPLGRRAACDIYWHGVSFHDNDNIMSGQVNKFPGMLEMSRKINLSRSVRTMQELFPEEYDFYPRSWILPEEYQQFSTQIRMVKEHDPTLNPTFIVKPDSGSQGDGIYLIRDPTELRLSEGSQAKQAVVQEYIQKPLLVDKLKFDIRLYVLLKSLEPLEIYIAKEGLTRFCTEPYQEPSQKNLGQVFMHLTNYSLNVHSGNFVHSDSQSTGSKRTLSSVLHRLAAKGVDIKRVWSDIISLVIKTIIAVVPELKVYYQADIPPGKPGPTCFQILGFDILLMKNLKPVLLEVNSNPSMRIEHEQEVAPGVFECVNSPVDEEVKVGVIRDTLRLVDPGLKKTPTSQVKGVGEEAPVESQDRNQQEGGAMPSLCLKQVYPKYNRQFNYLRLVERIAALFIRFLGVKGNMRLGPTAFRTFIRNCKLSSSNFTMASVDILYIDIARRWSGALPDSREAGMGLQAFVEAFFYLAARRFKSQSPREQVMSLLELCEAQLESQPGVEERRSVSCGRLVSRGIKNTSPANPRLVSPGPLRRASSQDYRLHARLKSRTLRANVEN; encoded by the exons ATGACTGATTATTATGGCATGGCTCAGCCTGATCTGCAGATGCAAGCTTGTGTCGAGGGCGTGCAGAGGAAGCAGGGCGTGGAAGCCGAGGAGCAGGTGCCTCCTTGTTTGCTTCCATCACCAGTGTTGCTGGATGAGGATGCTTCCGACACCCCACCCCGAGCATCCGCCCTCGCTTGTAAACACACCACCGAATGCCGCATTACGACTGGGAAGGACAGTGCTCAAGttggaaaacatctcagcaaAGTTGAGAAACCGCTCCTCGTCAAAGGAGCCGCCAAGGTACTGCACGGCAAGTGGGAGACTAATGGGAACTATGCGACGATCCATCATCCTTCCAGTAACACCCACAACGAGGATGGAGGCAAGCTAACAAAGAAGAGAAGACCGGTCAAGGTGGACACATCCAAGGCCAAAACCTCTCTGGAGGCAGTGAAGATTAGCATCAAACAGCTGAAGTGGAAAGAG TTTCCACTGGGAAGACGAGCGGCGTGTGACATCTACTGGCACGGCGTCTCCTTCCACGACAATGACAACATCATGTCGGGCCAGGTGAACAAGTTCCCAG GAATGCTGGAAATGTCGCGCAAGATCAACCTCAGCAGATCAGTCAGGACTATGCAAGAGCTGTTCCCCGAGGAGTACGACTTCTACCCACGGTCATGGATCCTACCCGAGGAGTACCAGCAGTTCTCCACACAG ATCCGCATGGTGAAAGAGCACGACCCAACGCTCAACCCCACCTTCATCGTCAAGCCCGACAGCGGCTCTCAGGGCGACGGCATCTACCTCATCCGCGACCCCACCGAGCTGCGGCTGTCAGAGGGCTCCCAGGCCAAGCAGGCGGTGGTGCAGGAGTACATCCAGAAGCCGCTACTCGTCGACAAGCTCAAGTTCGACATCCGTCTCTATGTGCTGCTCAAGTCGCTGGAGCCGCTGGAGATCTACATCGCCAAGGAGGGCCTCACGCGCTTTTGCACCGAGCCCTACCAG GAGCCAAGCCAGAAGAACCTGGGTCAGGTCTTCATGCACCTGACCAACTACTCCCTCAACGTCCACAGCGGCAACTTCGTCCACTCGGACAGTCAGAGCACGGGCAGTAAGCGCACGCTCTCCAGCGTGCTGCACAGGCTGGCCGCCAAGGGCGTGGACATCAAGCGGGTGTGGTCGGACATCATCTCACTGGTCATCAAGACCATCATCGCCGTGGTGCCTGAACTGAAAGTTTACTATCAGGCTGACATCCCGCCTGGGAAGCCTGGACCCACGTGCTTCCAG ATCTTAGGTTTCGACATCCTCCTGATGAAGAACCTGAAGCCCGTTCTGCTGGAGGTCAACTCCAACCCCAGCATGAGAATAGAGCACGAGCAGGAG GTGGCACCAGGAGTCTTCGAGTGCGTTAACAGTCCAGTAGACGAGGAGGTCAAAGTGGGCGTGATCAGGGACACTCTACGCCTGGTGGACCCTGGCCTCAAGAAAACACCCAC TTCCCAAGTGAAGGGCGTTGGGGAGGAGGCCCCAGTGGAGTCCCAGGACAGGAACCAGCAGGAAGGTGGCGCCATGCCCTCGCTGTGTCTCAAGCAGGTCTACCCAAAGTACAACCGGCAGTTCAACTATCTGCGACTGGTGGAGCGGATCGCCGCCCTCTTCATCCGCTTCCTGGGGGTTAAGGGCAACATGCGTCTGGGCCCCACAGCGTTCCGAACCTTCATCAG GAACTGTAAGCTCAGCAGCAGTAACTTCACCATGGCATCTGTGGACATCCTGTATATCGACATTGCACGCCGCTGGTCCGGAGCATTGCCGGACTCTCGGGAGGCAG GTATGGGACTGCAAGCCTTTGTGGAGGCCTTCTTTTACCTGGCagcgcgcaggttcaaatcccagtCACCGCGGGAGCAGGTGATGTCACTGCTAGAGCTCTGCGAGGCCCAGCTGGAGTCCCAGCCGGGCGTGGAGGAGCGTCGCTCGGTCAGCTGCGGCAGGTTGGTCTCGCGGGGCATCAAGAACACGAGCCCCGCCAACCCCAGGCTGGTCTCGCCGGGGCCCCTGCGTCGGGCGTCCAGCCAGGACTACCGGCTGCATGCACGACTGAAATCTCGCACGCTCAGGGCCAACGTGGAGAACTGA
- the ppp1r26 gene encoding protein phosphatase 1 regulatory subunit 26, whose translation MYLMNAPTVAAPHTEWRACGPPGGFSLPICFNDSDAELSSRGSISNKVQMIIESLRSTQSSLEMGDETEENHDDPAQACKAAVGSFAASKSKSHTTGVPSPIRDSDKSSDADSDDSVDKGIEEAILEYLKEKDGHKCTMEPCSALAQSPRQTQTIPHVVKIKPESDAFSIMSSHFSKSVTQAAPAGVPLKKYIKHKVMLRDRASSTVNSLACKVKVENLSDDTSSSSSDDGIEEAIQRYQLERMEQQMRGEAFKPLVEDSDSSSDDGIEEAIRSYQLEQLKEKTSFPERKTTTNTENANKHKLQKKKKRTEKVGKSVELSSSTLFKSSLDVGQRSKINASLSFGVDGFKDQPTPPPPKANTTAELMCAEAILDISKTVMPAVFASHHCIGPSDCAPTGSSHATPANESNDSSIDSEDGIEQEIMKFLEQKAQLVKQSPGCAAPRDEPDTVAEKHKVVQNKPPRLSLTQRRKLKEENNSIAAMTVVENNADQDASAKSSEVRMEELSPLLFSQRSQSQLLDKQTGDKSSSLDSDEDLDTAIKDLLNTKKTKRKTKSERNALKRPKEEEQPRVPLMKKAKRDPPSKAGVLKKAAKRKNNAKDKPGLVKKTEANHTSKGPVDTARDKDARHIKEDSSSVDSDDSIEQEIRKFLAERAEKVSERTKDEILRNGAASLGLDNIKQENQLAEIPQKSLLGHNLPSGPLIKAHQDKPAPQTPDNSVVGTQSRTLEAADREGSATPEPKPPMDHVSTQQTERVQNLSGASMDRSYAESVKWRQSFGLPIIDPKNFNRTPFYISLPKQKESPSAACTQQGKGTDFQPSTPAPLWSPARTTRPPLSWSTDTTAKTPISSPVLSFFSTARQNQGAFPPSGRSHGLTGEATASTVHVPRDKSVFVELESGRTNHVQVQSRQSGEGKARADGRKSEDKSRKIDEKGAEEEFIDESESESPEKKQSTLSLSSTIDPGMVFRPCIALSTEERCMMFRWRHQAETRSTEAKPRVKRKLEFVPVHRY comes from the exons ATGTACTTGATGAACGCACCGACTGTCGCAGCGCCTCACACAGAATGGAGAGCATGCGGTCCACCTGGGGGCTTTAGCCTTCCCATCTGCTTCAATGACTCGGACGCCGAGTTATCCAGCAGAGGTTCTATCTCAAACAAGGTCCAGATGATCATTGAGAGCCTGAGGAGCACTCAGTCCTCACTGGAGATGGGCGACGAGACGGAGGAAAATCATGACGATCCTGCCCAGGCCTGTAAGGCTGCCGTGGGTTCTTTTGCGGCATCCAAGTCCAAAAGTCATACGACTGGTGTTCCATCCCCGATCCGGGACAGTGACAAGAGCAGTGACGCTGACAGTGATGATTCTGTGGACAAAGGAATAGAGGAGGCAATATTGGAATACCTGAAGGAAAAGGATGGCCACAAATGTACGATGGAACCCTGCAGCGCTCTTGCTCAGTCGCCCAGACAGACACAAACTATTCCCCACGTTGTCAAAATAAAGCCTGAAAGCGACGCCTTTTCCATCATGAGCAGCCACTTTTCCAAAAGCGTCACCCAAGCCGCCCCAGCAGGCGTCCCCTTGAAGAAGTACATCAAACACAAGGTAATGCTTCGAGATCGGGCATCAAGTACCGTTAACAGTCTTGCCTGCAAAGTGAAAGTGGAGAATCTTTCCGAcgacaccagcagcagcagcagcgacgACGGCATCGAGGAGGCCATTCAGAGGTACCAGCTGGAGAGAATGGAGCAGCAGATGAGGGGCGAGGCCTTCAAACCGCTTGTGGAAGATTCTGATTCTTCAAGCGATGACGGCATTGAGGAGGCGATTCGCAGCTACCAGCTGGAGCAGCTCAAGGAAAAGACGTCCTTTCCTGAAAGGAAGACGACAACAAACACCGAAAACGCAAACAAGCACAAActtcaaaagaaaaagaaacgaacGGAGAAGGTGGGGAAGTCCGTAGAACTATCGTCTTCAACTCTCTTCAAGAGCTCGCTTGATGTCGGCCAGAGAAGCAAAATCAACGCTTCGCTGTCATTTGGAGTTGATGGCTTTAAAGACCAACCTACACCGCCGCCCCCAAAAGCCAATACCACCGCCGAGCTCATGTGTGCCGAAGCCATCCTAGACATCTCCAAAACGGTCATGCCCGCCGTCTTTGCGTCCCATCACTGCATTGGCCCGAGTGACTGCGCCCCCACCGGATCCTCCCATGCGACTCCAGCAAATGAAAGCAACGACAGCTCCATTGACAGCGAAGACGGCATCGAGCAGGAAATCATGAAATTTCTCGAGCAGAAGGCGCAGTTGGTCAAACAGTCACCAGGGTGCGCTGCGCCTCGGGACGAACCGGATACGGTGGCTGAAAAACACAAAGTGGTGCAAAATAAACCTCCCAGACTGTCCTTGACGCAGAGGCGTAAACTCAAGGAAGAAAACAACAGCATCGCTGCCATGACGGTGGTGGAGAACAACGCTGATCAAGATGCGTCTGCTAAATCTTCAGAAGTCCGTATGGAGGAGTTAAGCCCGCTGCTTTTCTCCCAGAGAAGTCAATCCCAACTGTTGGACAAGCAAACTGGAGACAAGAGCAGCTCACTGGACAGCGACGAAGATCTCGACACTGCCATAAAAGACCTCCTCAACACGAAGAAGACCAAGAGGAAGACCAAGTCGGAGCGCAATGCACTGAAGCGGCCGAAGGAAGAGGAACAGCCACGAGTCCCACTTATGAAAAAGGCCAAACGCGATCCTCCATCCAAGGCTGGTGTTTTGAAAAAGGCTGCCAAGAGGAAGAACAACGCAAAGGACAAGCCTGGATTGGTGAAAAAGACGGAAGCTAACCACACCAGTAAGGGTCCCGTGGACACCGCAAGGGACAAAGACGCTCGTCACATAAAGGAGGACAGCAGCTCAGTGGACAGCGATGACAGCATCGAGCAGGAGATCAGAAAGTTCCTCGCCGAGAGGGCGGAGAAGGTCTCAGAGAGGACAAAAGATGAGATCTTGAGGAATGGTGCCGCCTCACTCGGACTCGACAACATTAAACAGGAAAATCAGCTGGCTGAAATTCCTCAAAAAAGTCTTTTGGGACACAATCTTCCGAGTGGTCCTTTGATTAAAGCACATCAAGACAAACCTGCGCCTCAGACACCGGACAACTCCGTGGTTGGTACACAATCACGAACTCTGGAGGCGGCGGACAGGGAAGGGTCGGCTACACCCGAACCGAAGCCGCCAATGGACCATGTGTCCACCCAACAAACAGAGAGAGTCCAGAATCTTTCCGGAGCCAGCATGGATCGCTCTTATGCCGAGTCAGTGAAGTGGCGCCAGAGTTTTGGACTCCCCATCATTGACCCCAAGAATTTCAATCGAACTCCGTTTTATATCAGCCTACCCAAACAGAAGGAGAGTCCATCTGCGGCTTGTACTCAACAAGGGAAAGGCACTGACTTCCAACCTTCCACCCCAGCCCCTCTTTGGTCCCCTGCAAGAACCACCAGACCCCCTTTGTCCTGGTCTACGGACACAACCGCCAAGACTCCCATTTCAAGCCCCGTCTTGAGCTTCTTTTCCACCGCCAGGCAGAACCAAGGCGCCTTCCCGCCGAGCGGCCGTTCGCACGGGCTGACGGGAGAGGCGACGGCGAGCACGGTGCACGTTCCCCGAGACAAGAGCGTCTTCGTGGAGCTGGAGTCCGGTAGGACCAACCATGTCCAGGTCCAAAGCAGGCAGAGCGGGGAGGGAAAGGCCAGAGCAGACGGGAGGAAGAGTGAGGATAAGAGCAGGAAGATAGACGAGAAAGGAGCAGAGGAGGAGTTTATAGATGAGTCAGAGAGTGAAAGTCCAGAGAAGAAGCAGAGCACTTT GTCCTTATCCAGCACCATCGACCCCGGCATGGTCTTCAGGCCTTGCATCGCTCtttccacagaggaacgctgcaTGATGTTCAGGTGGAGACATCAGGCTGAAACCAGGAGCACGGAG GCGAAGCCCCGCGTCAAAAGGAAGCTGGAGTTTGTTCCTGTGCACAGGTATTAG
- the dipk1b gene encoding divergent protein kinase domain 1B isoform X2: MSRALRRLVHLVLFCPLSKGLQCDHYKRGVIAGSSCKALCEQRTLTLQHCMSTSSQSQVYAGLWKERPVVIKCGIEDHRKVDGAPDSALRREGSLFDKPTRGTSMDEFKEMMHAFLKTSFGEQPSLGALVDRIISLADVNQDAKLSLAEAKSIWALLHINEFLLMVALQEKEHTPKLLGFCGDLYVTEPLGHTALYRLETPPYLRPLVPEALISGLNRWLAPAWPRRARITIGLLEFVEEVFHGPYGSFLICDANPRHVGYNAKYDCKIADLRGVASEAAVRAYLKGRRCKTNADCTYGRDCTATCDRLVKQCNTDVVQPNLAKVCALLQDFLLFGAPADLRGDLERQLRTCVTLSGLASQMEVHHSLVLNNLKTLLWKKISNTQYS, translated from the exons ATGTCCAGGGCTTTACGGAGACTGGTCCACTTGGTGCTCTTCTGTCCTCTATCCAAAGGCCTGCAG TGCGATCACTACAAACGCGGCGTCATCGCCGGCTCGTCCTGCAAGGCGCTGTGCGAGCAGCGGACGCTGACGCTGCAGCACTGCATGTCCACATCCTCCCAAAGTCAG GTGTACGCCGGCCTGTGGAAGGAGAGGCCCGTCGTCATCAAGTGCGGGATCGAGGACCACCGCAAGGTCGACGGCGCTCCGGATTCGGCGCTCAGGAGGGAGGGGAGCCTGTTTGACAAACCGACGCGTGGAACCTCCATGGACGAGTTTAAAGAGATGATGCACGCCTTCCTCAAG ACTAGTTTCGGAGAGCAGCCATCTTTGGGCGCTTTGGTGGACAGGATCATTTCCCTGGCGGACGTCAACCAGGATGCAAAGCTATCTCTGGCAGAGGCCAAGTCCATCTGGGCCCTCCTCCACATTAACGAGTTCCTCCTGATGGTGGCGCTGCAGGAGAAGGAGCACACCCCCAAGCTGCTGGGTTTCTGCGGAGACTTGTATGTGACGGAGCCTCTGGGCCACACTGCCCTCTACAGGCTGGAGACGCCCCCTTACCTCCGCCCCCTGGTCCCGGAGGCCCTCATCTCCGGTCTGAACCGGTGGCTAGCCCCCGCGTGGCCCCGACGGGCGCGCATCACCATCGGCCTGCTGGAGTTTGTGGAGGAGGTCTTCCACGGGCCCTATGGCAGCTTCCTCATCTGCGATGCTAACCCCCGCCACGTGGGCTACAACGCCAAGTATGACTGCAAGATAGCCGACCTGCGTGGCGTGGCCTCGGAGGCGGCGGTGCGGGCGTACCTGAAGGGGCGGCGCTGCAAGACCAACGCCGACTGCACGTACGGCCGCGACTGCACGGCCACCTGCGACCGCCTGGTCAAGCAGTGCAACACAGACGTGGTGCAGCCCAACCTGGCCAAGGTGTGCGCGCTGCTGCAGGACTTCCTGCTCTTCGGGGCCCCGGCGGACCTCAGAGGTGACCTGGAGAGGCAGCTGCGTACCTGCGTGACGCTGAGCGGGCTGGCAAGCCAGATGGAGGTGCACCACTCGCTGGTCCTCAACAACCTGAAGACTCTACTGTGGAAAAAGATCTCCAACACACAGTACTCCTGA
- the ttll11 gene encoding tubulin polyglutamylase TTLL11 isoform X1 produces the protein MTDYYGMAQPDLQMQACVEGVQRKQGVEAEEQVPPCLLPSPVLLDEDASDTPPRASALACKHTTECRITTGKDSAQVGKHLSKVEKPLLVKGAAKVLHGKWETNGNYATIHHPSSNTHNEDGGKLTKKRRPVKVDTSKAKTSLEAVKISIKQLKWKEQFPLGRRAACDIYWHGVSFHDNDNIMSGQVNKFPGMLEMSRKINLSRSVRTMQELFPEEYDFYPRSWILPEEYQQFSTQIRMVKEHDPTLNPTFIVKPDSGSQGDGIYLIRDPTELRLSEGSQAKQAVVQEYIQKPLLVDKLKFDIRLYVLLKSLEPLEIYIAKEGLTRFCTEPYQEPSQKNLGQVFMHLTNYSLNVHSGNFVHSDSQSTGSKRTLSSVLHRLAAKGVDIKRVWSDIISLVIKTIIAVVPELKVYYQADIPPGKPGPTCFQILGFDILLMKNLKPVLLEVNSNPSMRIEHEQEVAPGVFECVNSPVDEEVKVGVIRDTLRLVDPGLKKTPTSQVKGVGEEAPVESQDRNQQEGGAMPSLCLKQVYPKYNRQFNYLRLVERIAALFIRFLGVKGNMRLGPTAFRTFIRNCKLSSSNFTMASVDILYIDIARRWSGALPDSREAGMGLQAFVEAFFYLAARRFKSQSPREQVMSLLELCEAQLESQPGVEERRSVSCGRLVSRGIKNTSPANPRLVSPGPLRRASSQDYRLHARLKSRTLRANVEN, from the exons ATGACTGATTATTATGGCATGGCTCAGCCTGATCTGCAGATGCAAGCTTGTGTCGAGGGCGTGCAGAGGAAGCAGGGCGTGGAAGCCGAGGAGCAGGTGCCTCCTTGTTTGCTTCCATCACCAGTGTTGCTGGATGAGGATGCTTCCGACACCCCACCCCGAGCATCCGCCCTCGCTTGTAAACACACCACCGAATGCCGCATTACGACTGGGAAGGACAGTGCTCAAGttggaaaacatctcagcaaAGTTGAGAAACCGCTCCTCGTCAAAGGAGCCGCCAAGGTACTGCACGGCAAGTGGGAGACTAATGGGAACTATGCGACGATCCATCATCCTTCCAGTAACACCCACAACGAGGATGGAGGCAAGCTAACAAAGAAGAGAAGACCGGTCAAGGTGGACACATCCAAGGCCAAAACCTCTCTGGAGGCAGTGAAGATTAGCATCAAACAGCTGAAGTGGAAAGAG CAGTTTCCACTGGGAAGACGAGCGGCGTGTGACATCTACTGGCACGGCGTCTCCTTCCACGACAATGACAACATCATGTCGGGCCAGGTGAACAAGTTCCCAG GAATGCTGGAAATGTCGCGCAAGATCAACCTCAGCAGATCAGTCAGGACTATGCAAGAGCTGTTCCCCGAGGAGTACGACTTCTACCCACGGTCATGGATCCTACCCGAGGAGTACCAGCAGTTCTCCACACAG ATCCGCATGGTGAAAGAGCACGACCCAACGCTCAACCCCACCTTCATCGTCAAGCCCGACAGCGGCTCTCAGGGCGACGGCATCTACCTCATCCGCGACCCCACCGAGCTGCGGCTGTCAGAGGGCTCCCAGGCCAAGCAGGCGGTGGTGCAGGAGTACATCCAGAAGCCGCTACTCGTCGACAAGCTCAAGTTCGACATCCGTCTCTATGTGCTGCTCAAGTCGCTGGAGCCGCTGGAGATCTACATCGCCAAGGAGGGCCTCACGCGCTTTTGCACCGAGCCCTACCAG GAGCCAAGCCAGAAGAACCTGGGTCAGGTCTTCATGCACCTGACCAACTACTCCCTCAACGTCCACAGCGGCAACTTCGTCCACTCGGACAGTCAGAGCACGGGCAGTAAGCGCACGCTCTCCAGCGTGCTGCACAGGCTGGCCGCCAAGGGCGTGGACATCAAGCGGGTGTGGTCGGACATCATCTCACTGGTCATCAAGACCATCATCGCCGTGGTGCCTGAACTGAAAGTTTACTATCAGGCTGACATCCCGCCTGGGAAGCCTGGACCCACGTGCTTCCAG ATCTTAGGTTTCGACATCCTCCTGATGAAGAACCTGAAGCCCGTTCTGCTGGAGGTCAACTCCAACCCCAGCATGAGAATAGAGCACGAGCAGGAG GTGGCACCAGGAGTCTTCGAGTGCGTTAACAGTCCAGTAGACGAGGAGGTCAAAGTGGGCGTGATCAGGGACACTCTACGCCTGGTGGACCCTGGCCTCAAGAAAACACCCAC TTCCCAAGTGAAGGGCGTTGGGGAGGAGGCCCCAGTGGAGTCCCAGGACAGGAACCAGCAGGAAGGTGGCGCCATGCCCTCGCTGTGTCTCAAGCAGGTCTACCCAAAGTACAACCGGCAGTTCAACTATCTGCGACTGGTGGAGCGGATCGCCGCCCTCTTCATCCGCTTCCTGGGGGTTAAGGGCAACATGCGTCTGGGCCCCACAGCGTTCCGAACCTTCATCAG GAACTGTAAGCTCAGCAGCAGTAACTTCACCATGGCATCTGTGGACATCCTGTATATCGACATTGCACGCCGCTGGTCCGGAGCATTGCCGGACTCTCGGGAGGCAG GTATGGGACTGCAAGCCTTTGTGGAGGCCTTCTTTTACCTGGCagcgcgcaggttcaaatcccagtCACCGCGGGAGCAGGTGATGTCACTGCTAGAGCTCTGCGAGGCCCAGCTGGAGTCCCAGCCGGGCGTGGAGGAGCGTCGCTCGGTCAGCTGCGGCAGGTTGGTCTCGCGGGGCATCAAGAACACGAGCCCCGCCAACCCCAGGCTGGTCTCGCCGGGGCCCCTGCGTCGGGCGTCCAGCCAGGACTACCGGCTGCATGCACGACTGAAATCTCGCACGCTCAGGGCCAACGTGGAGAACTGA
- the dipk1b gene encoding divergent protein kinase domain 1B isoform X1: MSRALRRLVHLVLFCPLSKGLQSRLPAIKVKYLLLAWLGALVASWVLYMQYASYAELCRGHVCQAAICDHYKRGVIAGSSCKALCEQRTLTLQHCMSTSSQSQVYAGLWKERPVVIKCGIEDHRKVDGAPDSALRREGSLFDKPTRGTSMDEFKEMMHAFLKTSFGEQPSLGALVDRIISLADVNQDAKLSLAEAKSIWALLHINEFLLMVALQEKEHTPKLLGFCGDLYVTEPLGHTALYRLETPPYLRPLVPEALISGLNRWLAPAWPRRARITIGLLEFVEEVFHGPYGSFLICDANPRHVGYNAKYDCKIADLRGVASEAAVRAYLKGRRCKTNADCTYGRDCTATCDRLVKQCNTDVVQPNLAKVCALLQDFLLFGAPADLRGDLERQLRTCVTLSGLASQMEVHHSLVLNNLKTLLWKKISNTQYS, encoded by the exons ATGTCCAGGGCTTTACGGAGACTGGTCCACTTGGTGCTCTTCTGTCCTCTATCCAAAGGCCTGCAG AGTCGCCTCCCGGCCATCAAGGTCAAGTACCTCCTACTGGCGTGGTTGGGGGCCCTGGTGGCCAGCTGGGTGCTCTACATGCAGTACGCCTCCTACGCCGAGCTCTGTCGTGGACACGTCTGCCAGGCGGCCATC TGCGATCACTACAAACGCGGCGTCATCGCCGGCTCGTCCTGCAAGGCGCTGTGCGAGCAGCGGACGCTGACGCTGCAGCACTGCATGTCCACATCCTCCCAAAGTCAG GTGTACGCCGGCCTGTGGAAGGAGAGGCCCGTCGTCATCAAGTGCGGGATCGAGGACCACCGCAAGGTCGACGGCGCTCCGGATTCGGCGCTCAGGAGGGAGGGGAGCCTGTTTGACAAACCGACGCGTGGAACCTCCATGGACGAGTTTAAAGAGATGATGCACGCCTTCCTCAAG ACTAGTTTCGGAGAGCAGCCATCTTTGGGCGCTTTGGTGGACAGGATCATTTCCCTGGCGGACGTCAACCAGGATGCAAAGCTATCTCTGGCAGAGGCCAAGTCCATCTGGGCCCTCCTCCACATTAACGAGTTCCTCCTGATGGTGGCGCTGCAGGAGAAGGAGCACACCCCCAAGCTGCTGGGTTTCTGCGGAGACTTGTATGTGACGGAGCCTCTGGGCCACACTGCCCTCTACAGGCTGGAGACGCCCCCTTACCTCCGCCCCCTGGTCCCGGAGGCCCTCATCTCCGGTCTGAACCGGTGGCTAGCCCCCGCGTGGCCCCGACGGGCGCGCATCACCATCGGCCTGCTGGAGTTTGTGGAGGAGGTCTTCCACGGGCCCTATGGCAGCTTCCTCATCTGCGATGCTAACCCCCGCCACGTGGGCTACAACGCCAAGTATGACTGCAAGATAGCCGACCTGCGTGGCGTGGCCTCGGAGGCGGCGGTGCGGGCGTACCTGAAGGGGCGGCGCTGCAAGACCAACGCCGACTGCACGTACGGCCGCGACTGCACGGCCACCTGCGACCGCCTGGTCAAGCAGTGCAACACAGACGTGGTGCAGCCCAACCTGGCCAAGGTGTGCGCGCTGCTGCAGGACTTCCTGCTCTTCGGGGCCCCGGCGGACCTCAGAGGTGACCTGGAGAGGCAGCTGCGTACCTGCGTGACGCTGAGCGGGCTGGCAAGCCAGATGGAGGTGCACCACTCGCTGGTCCTCAACAACCTGAAGACTCTACTGTGGAAAAAGATCTCCAACACACAGTACTCCTGA